GGTGCATCGCACTGCTGTGGCCGCATATAGCGCACTCTTCGGCAACCACAGCAGCCTGATTAACGGCTGAATTTCAACTGAGGTAAAGAAAGCAGAGCATTCAGAGCATTCAACGACACACCCACAGTGTTTGGAAGCTGAACGTCTCAATTCTTAACCAttgtgtgatttgtttttttattaattcaaatttgacaggctCTTTTAACAAGAGACTTTTCTGTTATGTCaaatttacaatattttattttcaactaaagacaaagacacacaaagacaatcggcctgtttttgtggtcattttgccccttcccgaccgACCAAGCACGTCAAGATTATCCTATAACATTATTTATTAGATATTATATAGTAGGCATGAGGTGTGTTAAGATTGGATTTGTCCCAATTTTAGGGTCCAAAACAGATTGGGatcgacaatcttaaataatgaacgtgttcaatattcaCGAACAAAAGTCTTGGTGTGTGTGGGAAGCTGACGACTCCAGAGTCATTACTCCGTGAATTGCGACGTGGAACAGAATaatatagccaatcaagaagtgtCCTGATTCAGCAAAAAGACTAGtaaaagactaaataaaaacaaacacgttTCAGCCGATGTCATTTTTTGGTATAAAAGTGGATTCCCCAGACAGCAAGGAGTATTTTCCAAAGGAAGTCGTTTTTTTCCGGGGATATCGCCATTTTACTAGGCTCCCAGCTCCAGCAGCCTTCGGGAACACTCAGCAAAAATCTGTGCATATCCGGAAATCTATCTTCTTCTTCAGTTTTGTTAGATCACATGTAATCACACGAGATTTCGAGATaggtggtggaacagaatcttggtgtgtgtggtgttgagattatcggaaCACAGCACAGACAATATGAACTGTTAAATGGctaatttttttatgattaaaaaaaaataaaaaaataaaaaaaatcaggcatttaacagtgtggggtctgtcacagataaaaaaaaaaaaaaaaaaaaagaaaaataagatttaaaaacTCATGTTTGTACCAGGCCTTActgagactgtgtgtgtgtttttgtttcaagtAACATTCCATTTAGTTTTCCCACTACCTGTAGGTATATTTTATCCTATCCTATCCTAACACCAACCTTGTTCGTTGAAAAAGGTGTCCGTGGCATCGGTGAGCATGGCACCGGTGAGCGACAGACAATTCCACCATAGGCAGAGCGCATCGTGCTGTTGGATGTGGCCACAGAAATACTGGATGTGGCATTCTGAGAAAGAGAGACAAAATAGTATTACTGATAAAAGAGCAAAACCGACATCATAAACATAGAATGAAGTCATATGCTGGGTTTACCATCCTTCGAGATTTATTTTGGGTATGGTTACCCAGCAATCTACGTTTGGGGGTTTGTACTGCTGTTCCATAAAGCATATCCTCCTCAGTCTGCTTGCTCTTCTTCAGGTGCTGTTAAGCATACAAAGAGGATATGTCAACTCATCTACAAACAAATTTGGCATAAAGCTATCACCCTCACCCTTTCtagtttttctctctctttgtctgtTTGATGCAGCTTCCACTGTTCCTCCACATACTTGAGAAACTTTTGGCCATTGACCAAAAAcccactgccttgctcattttcccatgCATCTATCTGGGCTTTTAGTGTCTTTTCCAACTTAAAAGAAGaacattgttttattatcaAGTGCTTAAAATTTGAGCGTCTTTTACATCTTACCTTTGGTAGATTTTTATGCAGCTCAGCCCTTTGTTTCTCCTCTTTGAGTAGATTCCCTCCTCTATTTGTAAATCTCAACGGATCTGATGCTTTTTTCTGAAATGGAAATCCAACTTTTTATGTAAACACTGTAGTGCACAcgccatgaaaagatgacacccagcaccccagtctctGACTGCCGCTCTCCCCGCCGAGATTCAACTTCGCATACAGACGCTAAGAGAATCAAAAGcgagacacagacatttgctttttcACGCCGACGGGCACCCGCTCCGAAAGTCTTGCGCGCTTCCTTTCTGCCACATGTAGCTGTTCCCCGTGCATACCAGGCCGACCGAACACCCAGAAGCTTTACCTGCCTGCCTCAATCGTGTTCAAGACACGCAAGTCCAAcaattgcggtctactaaaagtacagatttgtgcatatttgtgtttaaattaacaagaacaggaatccccagctatatgcattcactacacgctcattctaccaatctcacatcacaagtcagtttccaatgttcatctgtactttgtttgcTTTGTGGTTTTCtatattgtttccctgtagattccccatgttcgatcattacattttccataaaattcactacctgcattgttgtgtgtgtgtttgggttcgagcaAAGAACCCTCTGGCCATCTAGAACTCAtcaagtgtagcaaccttcagaatACGAGATTACGCTTAAcgggaagtaacgcaggcgtcgctttcatcttattattttctcctaaattaactacatttttatttattttacccgAATACCCTGCGACCAACTACTGTTTCTACAACTcgagtaaaacaaaaatctcaAAAGATTTTAAAACCTAAACAAACTActgtaacataaaaaatatttatgtgaTAGAATGGCGTTAGTGCATAACACCACAGTTTTAGCTGGACTGTTGGACAATGCTCTTTGGTTGCtgcggcatgttttttttttattcccctttTCAACATTCTAGAGAACTTACATCCAACTCCAGGAAGAGTTTCCAGCTTTCTTCCCACTGGTGAACCCCATCAAAAAGCTCTTTGTGATCATCATAATGCTGCTTCAAACGCTGAATCTCAGCATCATGCAGATGCAGTATCTCCTCTGTGAAATCCTCTAGAGTAATCAAGTTTTagacttggcaaaaaaaaaaacactccaaacACTTATATTATTCAAATTGGGAAAAGTAAACTCACCACTAAAATATGGGGAGAACGCCTGACGCTGCTCAATGCTAAAGAAGCACTTCTCCCAAAACACAGCGATCTCAGAGCGGATTGCATCTGTGACATTGCGAATGTTCTGCAGTTTTAGTTTCTCCAGATGCTTTATCCCTGCTTGCAACTGAAAAAGGGAAAAACTAGTACAGCACTTAAAGGCAGAAGACAAAAGTAAATGGGTAGTACAAAGAGACAATATGTGACAGAATCTCACCGCAGTGAGGTTGCGCTTCTTGGACATGACCATGTGTTCATTGAAGGGCTCTCTTTCCAACTGGGGCACCTCCAATCTGTCCCACAGCTGCTGGATCTTCTCTCGAAGAGCCTCACACACTGCCTCGTTCTCTGCGTTTTGTTGCTCCAGCTGCAATCCAGCGGTTACACCAGCTATCAACAAGGTTGTTTATGGTACTAATGGCAAAGCTGCTTTGAGACTATGGCCACCCAAAGCAGGCATTTTCATTGATTATGCCCCAGCTCAATGTCCTGTGTCTAAGTACCATTGTAGGTTAGGGGGTTGTAGTCGACCTGCAAGCTTGTCGCCTTCTGCGGCCGTATTACAGGCAGAACACTCCCAGTGTGTCAATGCTGATGTCGCCAAGCACCCAGCTATACCTTTGCAAGGCTGAAAGTGGTAAAGATTGTATGTGCCATAGACAGATATCATCATGCTGTTTTTGTGGATCTGGCAAAGGCATTTGAGTCTTTTAACCATGCCATTCTACTTGAAAGATTACAGAATACAGTGGACCCAGGCATACTCACGGGTTCGGCACCCGATTCCTCAATCCATGGAATTTATTTCATTCCCACCCTCACTTTATTCcgttcttttttgggggggggggggggggaaccagcCCAGAAAATGCTTGTtggtgattgattttttttgacaCTCTTCATTTTCGCCACTTTGAACAGCCAGAACCAACACTGTCAAGATACAACTtgacagtatataatatatatatatatatatatatatattatatatatatatatatatatatatatatatatataatatataatatatatatatatatatatatatatatataatatatatatatatatatatatatatatatataatatataataatatatatatataatatatatatataatatatatatatatatatatatatatatatatatatatatatatatatatatatatatatatatataatatatatatatattatatatataaatatatatatatatatatatatatatatattatatataatatatatatatatattatatatatatatataatatatatataatatatatatataatatatatatatatatatattatatatatatataatatatatatatatatatattatatatatatataatatatatataatatatatatatatatatatatatatattatatatatataatatatatataatatatatatatatattatatataacgattttatatatatatatataatatattatatatatatattattaataatatattatataatatatatataatatatatattatatatatataatatattatatatatatatataaaatcgttatatataatatattattatatatatatatatatatatatatatatatatatatattattaataatatattatataatatatatattatatatatatatatatatatatatatatataatatatatataaatatatatataatatatataatatataaatatatatataatatatatatatatatacacacacacacacaccgtattttcacaaccataaggcgcacttaaaagtaataaattttctccaaaatggcgCGCCTTATgagtgcacagagttccaaaatgtgtgatgagcgctccgcttgactgactgggagcatttcctccagacacgctgcttatatagagaaaaggcggacgtgacttagtacagcatgtggacgtaaagggggaagggtgaacgtgaaggaggacgcgaaaggcacgcccccagtaggtatatagcgccggtatgtgcattgtgcaaaacaacatcggtttgccTAAGgaaccccgaaaatggcacctacgaagcagagtttaaactgcaagctgtcagttacgtggaggaacacgggaatcgagcagccgcgagagaattcaagatcaacgaatccatggtttgcaagtggaggaagcaggaaaacgagcttcgccaagtaaagaagacgaagctgagtttatttgtggaatttttttttttttttagatgtacatacaatacagtgcatTTCATTTTCTGGCACAATTTTGTGCATACACAACCTTTATAAATGAGACTAGGAAAATCCATCTCACCTGAGACAGAAGCAGTTTGAGTGCGGTATTATTTTCTCGAGAGAGGCAGAAAGAGTCCTCATCCTCGCAGACAACATCCCTCTCAAAGCTGGTCTCAGGGATGTGATCCAGGTCATTCATGTACAAGATGATCTGCTTCTTGAGGCCCATAAACTCAGCATACCGATTTTTCTGTCCATGGAGAGAAGAGTCAACCACAGAAGAGACATCGTTTGATTCAGTGTGTTGATGAATGCCATTCGTATTctctaaagctactgcccccgcatcccgacctcggataagtggaagaagatggatggatagatttggACACTTCACCAGTCCCAAAATTACATGCCATCAAGGCTGCTGTATGACTAATAAGGTTTTCTTCTAAATATTAGCAATCCATTGATTAAGGTCTAAAGCAAATTAATTTAAACTAAAAACCACAAGATTCCTCCTAGAATCATCCATGTTTCACCGTGACACCGTGCATGATACTGCCAAGCTACTGAATTTTTATTCACTGGATTGCTGTGTCGGCACggtggactggttagcacatctgcctcacagttctgaggaccggggttcaatcgccagccccacctgtgtggagtttgcatgttctccgcgcgcctgcgtgggttttctccgggcactatggttgatagctgggataggctccagcgaggAGGATAAGCTTGTGATaatgctcagaaaatggatggatggattgattgcTGTGGTCAGCGGAAGTGTGTGTGCTGAATTGAAGAGGATACCATGTAATGATGGTCTGACAACAACACAAGTGATTATAGGTGAGTTGACACTAAATCCTAGTGTGGGACAGGTGCCAGAAGCGCATGTCAAAAGGTAGGAGTTGAAGTCATACTTGAATTTTTcctattaccgtattttcacgaccataaggcgcacttaaaagtcttaaatttgagcaaagaacagctgaGAGAGGAGTCttaagtcaccattcgactgagtgcaataactgttatgtgcagcaagtgaggaagcttgccatcattccgggaggcttgactaaAGGAACTTCAACCGccggacatccgtgtaaacagggcgttcaaagtgaagttgcgtggaagcgatggatgacagatggtgaacacagttttactaagactaggaggcagcgccgggcgagttaggccacaatttgtgaatggattgtggatgcttgggctaacgtgtctgcttggattgttgttcgagcttttgtaaaagccggcgtcatttctgaggagccgcacggcaacgagactgactcagacaatgacgcGCGGGAACCcaccgtgtttgattgagaacttgcccagctgttcattttggatacagaaaatgaggactttgatggatgagggttgataaaaaaaataacatgagcaCATCTTTACACACAACTGAACTAAgtcgctgcctttttaaaaacattgttttagcgtacATGCATGCtaacgtatgttttaagctagcgtatgttttaccatgcctgcgcccaataatatggtgcaccttatgtatgtgttaaatacagaaattgaccccgtaactgagactgcgccttttaatacggtgcgccctatggtcatgaaaatacggtaaatttGAATTCAAGGAGTTTtattgtcataccaacacacatttacacatgctAAGGCACAAATTTTGATACCCAGGGTTCCAGATAAGCCCACTAAGTCTCAAGACTTAAATAGAATAAGAAATAAGATCAAATAAGACAAGATgaaaaatacttatttgcaGTTATGAATAATAGGATAACATGAACAGTGCAACAAAGTGCAGAGAGAACTTACCTTCACTGCATTCTGGTTAGCAATATGTTGGTGAAAGCTCTCTAGTTGGTCCTTTGAGGGAACAGAATCTGGGGAGATACCATAAGGAATGGAGCACAGGATGTCACACAGCTCCTGGTCCTGCTCCAGCAGAGTTTTCAGCTGCTGCATGCGCAGAGTCTTCTCCTTTATCAGACCATCCACCACCGTGCGGAGGTTCTTCTCCTGCTGGAGCATGCCAAGACCAGCCTCGTCCTGATCAACACAGTGGAATCAATacaccaaattaaaaaaatattttttttttctggctttttttgtgatgcTACAAAAGAAGGGTTAGCAAACGTACAATGTGAAGATGACTATAGAACCTGCAAAGGAACTTAACACAGTGTAAGAAAACACCACACTTGTCTCTACTGTCTGGTTGTTGCAGTATCACTTCCCAAGAACGGTTCATCGTTATTGAAGTTAATGTTAAGTATGGCGGTACGGtcagcgactggttagagcgtctgcctcacagttctgaggaccggggttcaatcaatgtgtggagtttgcacgttctccccgtgcctgcgtgggttttctccgggcactccggtttcctcccacatcccaaaaagacgcatggtaggttgattgaagactctaaattgcccgtggtgtgactggttgtttgtttctatgtgccctgcgattggctggcaaccagttcagggtgtaccccgcctcctgcccgatgatagttgggatgaAGTAAATAAAGGTTTCATGATGCAAACAGTCGGACCCTACAAGAGCTTATTTCCATTAATCTTCTACACCGCTTATGCTGTTCTGGGTCACCGAACAGTATAAGCGAAAAAGACAACTTCCACGAGTCTCACCATATGTGCGTACAGTATTGGGAAAGTCACATTTGCACTGTCACTGAGCAGGAACTCTACCAACCCTGTCTGCATGTTTgtcagcatgggttcagtttccactcagggacggtgtgaatatgagtgtgaatggttgtccgtgtctatatcagacatgcaaacaccatccatctattttccatactgcttatcctcactagggtcgcgggcgtgctggagccttccccagctatcttcgggcgagagtctgggtacacccggaactggtcgctagccaatcgcaaagCCATGAaaaacgtgacaaaaaaaaaccaccttgTGTTGGAGGGGGTCTGGGGGATCCCCCGGGCCCCCGCAGAGAttttaagcaatctggaagactctgaggagtacaataaggcaaaaataaatacatttgtcataCAGAAAAACTCACaccactcaagtacatgttgatgcaCAAATTTAAGATTAGAATTTAATTTGGCtaatttctttgcctttttgttctgccctccaatttgagccaggcccatctccacctgcacctgatgcctgcttcaagctgtgccacatgaatggcatcctcctctttaagcactctcattttggaaaagaattgacCAAA
This sequence is a window from Phycodurus eques isolate BA_2022a chromosome 2, UOR_Pequ_1.1, whole genome shotgun sequence. Protein-coding genes within it:
- the prc1b gene encoding protein regulator of cytokinesis 1b isoform X2, translating into MRKSEVIAAESVSCLNKSLCRLKDIWEEIGILEDQRLQRANAVKNHIKNLLDMMIKEEESLRSRVISSIQNCKTELEKLSLELQIPVFQDEAGLGMLQQEKNLRTVVDGLIKEKTLRMQQLKTLLEQDQELCDILCSIPYGISPDSVPSKDQLESFHQHIANQNAVKKNRYAEFMGLKKQIILYMNDLDHIPETSFERDVVCEDEDSFCLSRENNTALKLLLSQLEQQNAENEAVCEALREKIQQLWDRLEVPQLEREPFNEHMVMSKKRNLTALQAGIKHLEKLKLQNIRNVTDAIRSEIAVFWEKCFFSIEQRQAFSPYFSEDFTEEILHLHDAEIQRLKQHYDDHKELFDGVHQWEESWKLFLELDKKASDPLRFTNRGGNLLKEEKQRAELHKNLPKLEKTLKAQIDAWENEQGSGFLVNGQKFLKYVEEQWKLHQTDKEREKLERHLKKSKQTEEDMLYGTAVQTPKRRLLGNHTQNKSRRMNATSSISVATSNSTMRSAYGGIVCRSPVPCSPMPRTPFSTNKGPAQRICGGKPRHPKVYDCKKESAQLKGTPPSTALLTPASPQCNISLNSVASTYSQFVRDLSKASNPKIQQHILNSTITKL
- the prc1b gene encoding protein regulator of cytokinesis 1b isoform X1 — protein: MRKSEVIAAESVSCLNKSLCRLKDIWEEIGILEDQRLQRANAVKNHIKNLLDMMIKEEESLRSRVISSIQNCKTELEKLSLELQIPVFQDEAGLGMLQQEKNLRTVVDGLIKEKTLRMQQLKTLLEQDQELCDILCSIPYGISPDSVPSKDQLESFHQHIANQNAVKKNRYAEFMGLKKQIILYMNDLDHIPETSFERDVVCEDEDSFCLSRENNTALKLLLSQLEQQNAENEAVCEALREKIQQLWDRLEVPQLEREPFNEHMVMSKKRNLTAVRFCHILSLCTTHLLLSSAFKCCTSFSLFQLQAGIKHLEKLKLQNIRNVTDAIRSEIAVFWEKCFFSIEQRQAFSPYFSEDFTEEILHLHDAEIQRLKQHYDDHKELFDGVHQWEESWKLFLELDKKASDPLRFTNRGGNLLKEEKQRAELHKNLPKLEKTLKAQIDAWENEQGSGFLVNGQKFLKYVEEQWKLHQTDKEREKLERHLKKSKQTEEDMLYGTAVQTPKRRLLGNHTQNKSRRMNATSSISVATSNSTMRSAYGGIVCRSPVPCSPMPRTPFSTNKGPAQRICGGKPRHPKVYDCKKESAQLKGTPPSTALLTPASPQCNISLNSVASTYSQFVRDLSKASNPKIQQHILNSTITKL
- the prc1b gene encoding protein regulator of cytokinesis 1b isoform X3 is translated as MTRGNPACLLESWPSCSFWIQKMRTLMDMWMRIDQKNNDEAGLGMLQQEKNLRTVVDGLIKEKTLRMQQLKTLLEQDQELCDILCSIPYGISPDSVPSKDQLESFHQHIANQNAVKKNRYAEFMGLKKQIILYMNDLDHIPETSFERDVVCEDEDSFCLSRENNTALKLLLSQLEQQNAENEAVCEALREKIQQLWDRLEVPQLEREPFNEHMVMSKKRNLTAVRFCHILSLCTTHLLLSSAFKCCTSFSLFQLQAGIKHLEKLKLQNIRNVTDAIRSEIAVFWEKCFFSIEQRQAFSPYFSEDFTEEILHLHDAEIQRLKQHYDDHKELFDGVHQWEESWKLFLELDKKASDPLRFTNRGGNLLKEEKQRAELHKNLPKLEKTLKAQIDAWENEQGSGFLVNGQKFLKYVEEQWKLHQTDKEREKLERHLKKSKQTEEDMLYGTAVQTPKRRLLGNHTQNKSRRMNATSSISVATSNSTMRSAYGGIVCRSPVPCSPMPRTPFSTNKGPAQRICGGKPRHPKVYDCKKESAQLKGTPPSTALLTPASPQCNISLNSVASTYSQFVRDLSKASNPKIQQHILNSTITKL